A DNA window from Enoplosus armatus isolate fEnoArm2 chromosome 9, fEnoArm2.hap1, whole genome shotgun sequence contains the following coding sequences:
- the dctn3 gene encoding dynactin subunit 3 — MERKLETDNLEMRLQVLESHIYGEKRNKSGKPVKCAESLARIQAGLTNTANKRERVKILHKKIEDLLKYLDPQFTDHITVPDTMKLEFILAEEDFLLSQASLLEQISNLQPLLDSNYIRDVPEHATKLQRLSQIHIKEQDQTEAQSQEVKKLFEEYNKMMFLLSKQFTQWDETLRKLEEAKGIRPVE, encoded by the exons ATGGAAAGGAAATTGGAGACAGATAACCTGGAGATGCGTCTCCAGGTGCTGGAAAGTCATATATACGGCgagaaaaggaacaaaagtGGAAAACCCGTCAAG TGTGCTGAGTCTTTGGCCAGGATCCAGGCAGGTCTGACCAATACGGCCAACAAGAGAGAACGAGTAAAGATCCTGCACAAGAAGA TTGAGGACCTGCTGAAGTACCTGGACCCCCAGTTCACCGACCACATCACTGTACCTGACACCATGAAGCTGGAGTTCATTCTCGCTG AGGAGGACTTCCTGCTTTCCCAGGCTTCTTTGCTGGAGCAGATCAGCAACTTGCAGCCGCTGCTGGACAGCAACTACATCAGAG ACGTACCAGAACACGCCACCAAGCTGCAGCGCCTGTCACAGATTCACATCAAAGAGCAG gACCAAACTGAGGCTCAGTCCCAGGAAGTGAAGAAGCTTTTTGAGGAATACAACAAAATG ATGTTCCTGCTGTCCAAGCAGTTCACCCAGTGGGACGAGACCCtgaggaagctggaggaggccaaGGGCATTCGGCCTGTGGAGTAG
- the atg5 gene encoding autophagy protein 5, with product MADDKDVLRDVWFGRIPTCFTLNQDEVTEREAEPYYLLLPRVSYLTLVTDKVKKHFHKVMRAEDVEEMWFEYEGTPLKWHYPIGVLFDLHASNTVLPWSITVHFKNFPDRDLLHCPSHSVIEAHFMSSIKEADALKHKSQVVNDMQKKDHKQLWMGLQNDKFDQFWAMNRKLMEYSTEEGGFRYIPFRIYQTMSDRPFIQKLFRPVSPEGNVHTLGDLLKEMCPAAIPSDGEQKRYQVVIHGIEPLLETPLQWLSEHLSHPDNFLHICIIPTPTD from the exons ATGGCAGATGACAAGGACGTGTTGAGAGACGTTTGGTTCGGCCGGATCCCCACCTGCTTCACTCTGAACCAGGATGAGGTTACTGAGAGAGAGGCCGAGCCCTACTAT CTGCTCTTACCCAGGGTGAGCTACCTGACTCTGGTTACAGACAAGGTGAAGAAACACTTCCACAAAGTGATGAGGGCCGAGGACGTGGAGGAGATGTGGTTCGAGTATGAAGGGACGCCACTGAAATG gCACTATCCCATTGGAGTTCTGTTCGACCTCCATGCCTCCAACACCGTCTTACCGTGGAGCATCACTGTGCACTTCAAG AATTTTCCAGATCGTGACCTGCTCCACTGCCCGTCCCACTCTGTGATCGAGGCTCACTTCATGTCCAGCATCAAGGAGGCCGACGCCCTCAAGCACAAGAGCCAAGTCGTCAACGACATGCAGAAAAAAGACCACAAGCAGCTGTGGATGGGCCTGCAGAACG ATAAGTTTGACCAGTTCTGGGCCATGAACAGGAAGCTGATGGAATATTCCACTGAGGAGGGGGGCTTCAGGTACATCCCCTTCAGGATATACCAG ACGATGAGCGACAGGCCGTTCATCCAGAAACTGTTTCGCCCCGTTTCACCTGAAGGCAACGTGCACACACTTGGCGACCTGCTGAAAGAGATGTGCCCAGCTGCTATACCAAGCGACG GTGAGCAGAAGCGTTACCAGGTGGTGATCCACGGTATCGAGCCGCTGCTGGAGACTCCTCTGCAGTGGCTCAGCGAACACCTCAGCCACCCCGACAACTTCCTGCACATCTGCATCATCCCCACCCCCACTGACTGA